From a single Aggregatilinea lenta genomic region:
- a CDS encoding RNA polymerase sigma factor, with protein sequence MDDREAIGRLKAGDLSGLEVLVRRYQTPAIETAYLITHDLPLAEDVVHDLYLRLDRSIRTFDLAYPFKPWFMRCVVNASLRAARAARRDVGFETPVAAAGAEGDLTLGDLLPDPSVGPDDLFEQTELEAAVEAALWQLAPEQRAAVVLRYYLELGDDEISEQLNCATSTVRWRLHAARRQLRAWLWRLSPDQTRTGW encoded by the coding sequence GTGGACGATCGTGAGGCTATTGGGCGGTTAAAGGCGGGCGATCTCAGTGGGCTTGAGGTGCTCGTTCGCCGCTACCAGACACCGGCGATCGAGACCGCTTACCTCATCACGCACGATCTTCCGCTGGCGGAAGACGTCGTGCACGATCTCTACCTGCGGCTCGACCGCTCGATCCGGACGTTCGATCTTGCCTATCCCTTCAAACCCTGGTTTATGCGCTGTGTGGTCAATGCGTCGCTCAGGGCGGCGCGGGCTGCGCGGCGAGACGTGGGGTTCGAGACCCCTGTCGCGGCGGCGGGTGCGGAAGGCGACCTGACGCTTGGCGACCTGCTGCCCGATCCGTCGGTGGGACCGGACGATTTGTTTGAGCAGACCGAGCTTGAGGCGGCGGTCGAGGCGGCGCTCTGGCAACTAGCGCCGGAGCAGCGCGCGGCGGTCGTGCTGCGCTACTACCTTGAGCTGGGGGACGACGAAATTTCGGAGCAGTTGAACTGCGCGACGAGCACGGTCCGCTGGCGTTTGCACGCGGCGCGGCGGCAGCTACGCGCCTGGCTGTGGCGCTTATCGCCCGATCAAACCCGGACAGGCTGGTAG
- a CDS encoding SH3 domain-containing protein translates to MSATKRSPKIIALIAAALTVALAATPLAAPVRAQGGSGADPAPACRVRSGASNVNVRYGPNAGEYGVIGVLYAGQQLPVTGQNASGDWYAVTFDAAGSLAGPREGWIAANVVETEGGCDGVPVLADPGQPEEIDLLLSIPVLPTLDAESLRAIFAHGQSLGNDPRVFTKVGDCNTDTSYFLSGFDQDNYDLGPYADLAPSVDYYAGSWEHISLAGQVGFNALSMLDPMWADQNQCRFSENEGPLACEYRIAQPSVALMMFGPNDLINLTEEQYADALRGVIDLSLDRGVIPVLSTFTWHHDRMWFKSLRLNAITVEIAQEYGLPLVNFWRAAQDLPNLGLVEGYTHLTSANTGTRMFEIRFTGEEATAGYALRNLVTLQVLDLLRTEVLEAE, encoded by the coding sequence GTGAGTGCAACGAAACGATCCCCGAAAATCATCGCCCTGATCGCCGCCGCGCTGACCGTGGCGCTGGCCGCTACACCCCTCGCCGCGCCCGTCCGCGCGCAAGGCGGCAGCGGGGCCGATCCCGCGCCCGCCTGTAGGGTGAGGTCTGGCGCGTCGAATGTCAACGTGCGCTATGGCCCGAACGCCGGCGAGTACGGCGTGATTGGCGTGCTGTACGCCGGGCAGCAGCTCCCCGTCACCGGGCAAAACGCGTCCGGCGACTGGTATGCCGTCACCTTCGACGCGGCGGGCAGCCTCGCCGGGCCGCGCGAGGGCTGGATCGCCGCCAACGTCGTGGAGACGGAGGGCGGCTGCGACGGCGTGCCCGTCCTGGCCGACCCCGGCCAGCCGGAGGAAATCGACCTGCTGCTGTCGATCCCGGTGCTGCCCACGCTGGACGCCGAGTCACTGCGCGCCATCTTCGCGCACGGGCAGTCGCTGGGCAACGATCCGCGCGTCTTCACCAAGGTGGGCGACTGCAACACGGACACGTCCTATTTCCTCAGCGGCTTTGACCAGGACAATTACGACCTCGGCCCCTACGCCGATCTCGCGCCCTCCGTCGACTACTACGCCGGGTCCTGGGAACACATCAGCCTCGCGGGACAGGTCGGCTTCAACGCGCTGAGCATGCTCGACCCGATGTGGGCCGATCAGAACCAGTGCCGCTTCAGCGAGAATGAGGGTCCGCTGGCGTGCGAGTACCGCATCGCCCAGCCGAGTGTCGCGCTGATGATGTTCGGCCCCAACGACCTGATCAACCTGACCGAAGAACAGTACGCGGACGCCTTGCGCGGCGTCATCGACCTCTCGCTGGACCGGGGCGTGATCCCGGTGCTCTCGACCTTCACGTGGCATCACGACCGGATGTGGTTCAAGTCGCTGCGGCTGAACGCGATCACGGTCGAGATCGCACAGGAGTACGGCCTGCCGCTGGTCAATTTCTGGCGCGCGGCGCAGGACCTGCCCAACCTGGGGCTGGTCGAGGGTTACACGCACCTGACCAGCGCCAACACGGGAACCCGCATGTTTGAGATCCGCTTCACGGGCGAGGAAGCAACCGCAGGCTATGCGCTGCGCAATCTGGTCACGCTCCAGGTCCTCGATCTGCTCCGCACCGAGGTGCTGGAAGCGGAGTAG
- a CDS encoding CAP domain-containing protein — protein sequence MRRIPIGKLLLVLILALAAVQLAPAQRAAAQSGDQHALDVLAKVNQVRADNGLGALTLNDALTAAAQRQINDMTTNDFLGHTGSDGSNPGQRISAAGYSWRAAGENALYRFDYSIDGAVGQWVDSPSHRDAMLNAAYVDAGIAYGQSASGKVYYVLVMAAPM from the coding sequence ATGCGTCGTATTCCTATCGGCAAGCTTTTGCTCGTCCTGATTCTGGCGCTGGCCGCCGTACAACTCGCACCGGCCCAGCGCGCCGCCGCCCAAAGTGGCGATCAGCACGCTCTGGATGTACTCGCGAAGGTCAATCAGGTCCGGGCCGACAATGGCCTGGGCGCCCTCACGCTCAACGACGCCCTGACGGCGGCGGCGCAGCGGCAGATCAACGACATGACGACCAACGACTTTTTGGGACACACCGGCTCGGACGGTTCCAATCCGGGCCAGCGGATCAGCGCCGCCGGGTATTCCTGGCGTGCCGCAGGTGAAAACGCACTCTACCGTTTCGACTACAGTATCGATGGCGCGGTCGGGCAGTGGGTGGACAGCCCCTCCCACCGGGACGCCATGCTGAACGCGGCCTACGTGGACGCGGGAATCGCCTATGGGCAGTCGGCTTCCGGCAAGGTGTATTACGTGCTGGTGATGGCCGCGCCGATGTAA
- the uvrA gene encoding excinuclease ABC subunit UvrA has product MSQNQIVVRGAREHNLKNIDVTIPRDKLVVITGLSGSGKSSLAFDTIFAEGQRRYVESLSAYARQFLGQMDKPDVDQIEGLSPSISIDQKSVSNNPRSTVGTVTEIYDYMRLLYARVGIPHCPVCGEEVVRQAPQQIVDTIERWADGTRIQVLAPVIKDRKGRHERVLDDIRKAGFVRARVNGEVFDLSEEIELERYKMHTIEVVVDRLVIRHFDDPDGEEANAARSRLTDSVETAMEMGDGVVVVNDLTDRENPVDHLFSEHLACVHGHVSLPEIEPRTFSFNSPHGACPVCQGLGVKREFDPDLMVPNPLLSIEQGALAPWNTTSSDSWTRTILLSACRHFNIPTNVAWQDLRPEHQKIMLYGAKGKIRVQHQRNDGGQFSYDTPFEGVLTNTARRYQETTSEYMRAKYEEFMSERPCEACGGNRLRPEALAVTISDRPINEVTAMPIKDLLRWVQSLRGTGPSVNGHPRLSERDLSIAHQILKEIEARAQFMVNVGLDYLMLARTAGTLSGGEAQRIRLATQIGSQLTGVLYVLDEPSIGLHQRDNARLIQTLKNMRDLGNTLLVVEHDHETMLSADWIVDLGPGAGEHGGQVIAEGTPQQIMKNPNSITGAYLSGRKCIPTPPQRRPGSGKEIVVHGAREHNLKNLDVRVPLGKLIVITGVSGSGKSTLMIEVLYKKLAQVVWNAKDRPGLHDSIEGLENIDKVIHIDQSPIGRTPRSNPGTYTKMFDAIRSLFTELPESKIRGYTPGRFSFNVKGGRCENCQGEGQLRIEMQFLPDIYVPCEVCHGARYNHETLQVKYKGKSIADVLDMTVSEGLEFFTNIPVIRPKLETLAAVGLGYIRIGQPAPTLSGGEAQRVKLSRELSKRATGQTIYVLDEPSTGLHTADVARLITVLQELVDKGNTVMIIEHNPDIIKVADHIIDLGPEGGEEGGYLIAEGTPEEIAQVAESHTGRFLAEYMAFTGCRDTELV; this is encoded by the coding sequence ATGTCACAAAACCAGATCGTCGTGCGCGGCGCTCGTGAGCACAATTTAAAGAACATCGACGTTACCATCCCGCGCGACAAGCTCGTGGTGATCACGGGCCTCAGCGGGAGCGGCAAAAGCTCGTTGGCCTTCGACACCATCTTCGCGGAAGGCCAGCGCCGCTACGTCGAGTCGCTGTCAGCTTACGCGCGCCAGTTCCTCGGCCAGATGGACAAGCCCGATGTGGACCAAATCGAGGGCCTGTCGCCGTCGATCTCCATCGACCAGAAGAGCGTGAGCAACAACCCGCGCTCGACGGTCGGCACCGTCACCGAGATTTACGACTACATGCGCCTGCTCTACGCGCGAGTCGGCATCCCCCACTGCCCTGTTTGCGGCGAAGAAGTCGTAAGGCAGGCGCCGCAGCAGATCGTGGACACTATCGAGCGCTGGGCGGACGGCACGCGCATCCAGGTGCTCGCGCCCGTGATCAAGGACCGCAAGGGCCGCCACGAGCGCGTCCTGGACGACATCCGCAAGGCGGGCTTCGTGCGCGCGCGCGTTAATGGTGAGGTCTTCGACCTGTCCGAAGAGATCGAGCTGGAACGCTACAAGATGCACACCATCGAGGTCGTGGTGGACCGCCTCGTCATCCGCCACTTCGACGATCCCGACGGCGAAGAGGCCAACGCCGCGCGCAGCCGCCTGACCGACTCGGTCGAGACGGCGATGGAGATGGGCGACGGCGTAGTGGTGGTCAACGACCTGACCGACCGCGAGAACCCGGTCGATCACCTGTTCAGCGAGCACCTCGCGTGCGTGCACGGCCACGTCAGCCTGCCGGAGATCGAGCCGCGCACGTTCTCGTTCAACAGCCCGCACGGCGCGTGCCCGGTCTGCCAGGGCCTGGGCGTCAAGCGCGAGTTCGACCCGGATCTGATGGTCCCCAACCCGCTGCTGAGCATCGAGCAGGGCGCGCTGGCCCCGTGGAACACCACCAGCAGCGACAGTTGGACGCGCACGATCCTGCTCTCCGCCTGCCGCCACTTCAACATCCCGACCAACGTCGCGTGGCAGGACCTCAGGCCGGAACACCAGAAGATCATGCTCTACGGCGCGAAGGGCAAGATCCGCGTGCAGCACCAGCGCAACGACGGCGGCCAGTTCAGCTACGATACGCCGTTCGAGGGCGTGCTGACCAACACCGCGCGCCGCTACCAGGAAACCACCTCCGAGTACATGCGCGCCAAGTACGAGGAGTTCATGAGCGAGCGCCCGTGCGAGGCGTGCGGCGGCAATCGCTTGCGCCCCGAAGCGCTGGCCGTCACCATCAGCGACCGGCCCATTAACGAAGTGACCGCGATGCCGATCAAGGACCTGCTGCGCTGGGTACAGAGCCTGCGCGGGACGGGACCGAGCGTCAACGGTCACCCGCGTCTGTCGGAACGGGACCTGTCCATCGCGCACCAGATCCTGAAAGAGATCGAGGCGCGCGCGCAGTTTATGGTCAACGTGGGGCTGGACTACCTGATGCTGGCCCGCACCGCCGGGACGCTCTCCGGCGGTGAGGCGCAGCGCATCCGGCTGGCGACGCAGATCGGCAGCCAGCTCACCGGCGTGCTGTACGTGCTGGACGAGCCAAGCATCGGCCTGCACCAGCGCGACAACGCCCGGCTGATCCAGACGCTGAAGAACATGCGCGACCTGGGCAACACGCTGCTGGTGGTCGAGCACGACCACGAGACGATGCTCTCCGCCGACTGGATCGTGGACCTCGGTCCCGGCGCGGGCGAGCATGGGGGGCAGGTCATCGCCGAAGGCACGCCCCAGCAGATCATGAAGAATCCGAACAGCATCACGGGGGCGTACCTCTCCGGGCGCAAGTGCATCCCCACCCCGCCGCAGCGCCGCCCCGGCAGCGGTAAGGAGATCGTGGTGCACGGCGCGCGCGAGCACAACCTGAAGAATCTCGACGTGCGCGTGCCGCTCGGCAAGCTGATCGTGATCACGGGCGTCAGCGGCTCCGGCAAGTCCACGTTGATGATCGAGGTGCTCTACAAGAAGCTGGCGCAGGTGGTGTGGAACGCGAAGGACCGCCCCGGTCTGCACGACAGCATCGAAGGGCTGGAGAACATCGACAAGGTGATCCACATCGACCAGTCGCCCATCGGTCGCACGCCGCGCAGCAATCCCGGCACGTACACCAAGATGTTCGACGCGATCCGCTCGCTGTTCACGGAACTGCCCGAAAGCAAGATTCGCGGCTACACGCCGGGGCGTTTCAGCTTCAACGTCAAGGGCGGGCGCTGCGAGAACTGCCAGGGCGAGGGCCAGCTCCGCATCGAGATGCAGTTCCTGCCCGATATTTACGTGCCGTGCGAGGTGTGCCACGGCGCGCGCTATAACCACGAGACGCTGCAGGTCAAGTATAAGGGCAAGAGCATCGCGGACGTGCTGGACATGACCGTCAGCGAGGGACTGGAGTTCTTCACCAACATCCCGGTCATCCGGCCCAAACTGGAGACGCTGGCGGCGGTCGGCTTGGGCTACATCCGCATCGGCCAGCCCGCCCCGACGCTCTCCGGCGGCGAGGCGCAGCGCGTCAAGCTGAGCCGCGAGCTATCCAAGCGCGCGACCGGGCAGACGATCTACGTGCTCGACGAACCCTCGACCGGTCTGCACACTGCCGATGTCGCGCGCCTGATCACCGTGCTGCAAGAGCTGGTGGACAAGGGCAACACGGTGATGATCATCGAGCACAACCCGGACATCATCAAGGTGGCCGACCACATCATCGACCTCGGCCCGGAGGGCGGCGAAGAAGGCGGCTACCTCATCGCGGAAGGCACGCCCGAAGAGATCGCCCAGGTGGCGGAGAGCCACACCGGGCGCTTCCTGGCCGAATACATGGCGTTCACAGGCTGCCGCGACACCGAGCTGGTGTAG
- a CDS encoding calcineurin-like phosphoesterase C-terminal domain-containing protein: MMKQRYAKWLGALAGALLLASSLPAHTQAQSGAEFGGIVFEDLNVNGLRDADEQGIAGVAVSNGREVAQTGTDGAYTLPLYDEMVVFAVKPAGYAFPLDENNKPEFYYVHQPDGSPDFIAEYDGLVPTGDLPASVDFALTKVDEPDTFTALILGDTQVTNSAELDYLRDDIVAELTDTDALLALMMGDNVNDNLALYDRYLSIMSAIGLPMYFVPGNHDMNYDSPDAQYEYDTFKRVFGPTYYSFNYGQVHFVILSDVIWDGEAYHGELGAQQLEWLANDLAQVPQDALIVLNMHIPLASWQDRTSTQHAVADRDQMFALLEGRNAIALAGHTHTLERFMPGEEIEAWGGSLPIQQIVVGAACGSWWSGDKDERGIPISYQRDAAPNGYMLFHFDGNQFSEQYIPADSAVSDDMILSFDSRLGQNTSQDVVTPGELSSTTLVANIFSGSRDSVVEYRIDDNPTAPMVRNNNVADPYVMSQTASLEDWLYPLSSTHIWTAALPTDLTPGAHTITVSTTDVYGQSFESVKVFEVWATE, encoded by the coding sequence ATGATGAAACAGCGTTACGCGAAGTGGCTTGGTGCGTTGGCCGGCGCGCTGCTGCTCGCCAGCAGCCTGCCTGCCCACACTCAAGCGCAGTCCGGCGCAGAGTTTGGCGGCATCGTGTTCGAAGACCTGAACGTGAACGGTCTGCGCGATGCGGATGAACAAGGGATCGCGGGCGTCGCGGTCTCGAACGGGCGCGAGGTCGCGCAGACGGGTACGGACGGCGCCTATACGCTGCCGCTCTACGACGAGATGGTCGTGTTTGCCGTCAAGCCGGCGGGGTATGCCTTCCCGCTCGACGAGAACAACAAGCCCGAGTTCTACTACGTGCACCAGCCGGATGGGTCCCCGGACTTCATCGCCGAGTATGACGGTCTGGTGCCGACGGGCGACCTGCCCGCCTCCGTGGACTTCGCGCTGACGAAAGTCGACGAGCCGGACACCTTCACCGCGCTGATCCTGGGCGACACGCAGGTGACGAACAGCGCCGAGCTGGACTATCTGCGCGACGACATCGTGGCCGAGCTGACGGATACCGATGCGCTGCTGGCACTGATGATGGGCGACAACGTCAACGACAATCTGGCGCTCTACGACCGTTATCTGAGCATCATGAGCGCCATCGGCCTGCCGATGTACTTCGTGCCGGGCAACCACGACATGAACTATGATTCTCCAGACGCCCAATACGAATACGATACGTTCAAGCGCGTCTTTGGCCCCACCTACTATTCGTTCAATTACGGCCAGGTGCACTTTGTCATCCTCAGCGACGTGATCTGGGACGGCGAAGCCTACCACGGCGAGCTGGGTGCGCAGCAGCTTGAATGGCTGGCCAACGACCTGGCGCAGGTTCCGCAGGATGCGCTGATCGTGCTCAACATGCACATCCCGCTGGCTTCATGGCAGGATCGAACCTCTACCCAGCACGCCGTCGCGGACCGCGACCAGATGTTCGCGCTGCTCGAAGGCCGCAACGCCATCGCGCTGGCCGGGCACACCCACACGCTCGAACGCTTCATGCCCGGCGAGGAAATCGAAGCGTGGGGCGGATCGCTGCCGATCCAGCAGATTGTCGTCGGCGCGGCCTGCGGCTCGTGGTGGTCCGGCGACAAGGACGAGCGCGGCATCCCCATCAGCTACCAGCGCGACGCGGCTCCGAACGGCTACATGCTCTTCCACTTCGACGGGAACCAGTTCAGCGAGCAGTACATTCCCGCCGACAGCGCCGTCTCCGACGACATGATCCTCTCGTTCGACAGCCGCCTGGGCCAGAACACGTCGCAGGACGTGGTCACGCCCGGCGAGCTGAGCAGCACGACGCTGGTCGCCAACATCTTCAGCGGCTCGCGCGATTCAGTCGTGGAATACCGCATCGACGATAACCCGACGGCGCCGATGGTCCGGAACAACAACGTGGCCGATCCCTACGTTATGAGCCAGACGGCGTCGCTGGAAGACTGGCTCTACCCGCTGTCCTCGACCCATATCTGGACCGCCGCACTGCCCACGGACCTGACTCCCGGCGCGCACACCATCACCGTGAGCACGACGGATGTCTATGGCCAGTCGTTCGAGAGCGTGAAGGTGTTCGAGGTCTGGGCGACCGAGTAA
- a CDS encoding SHOCT-like domain-containing protein encodes MAEERLQILKMLQEGKIDAEGAERLLRALAASDPVEQGAAESGGDADDYRGPGWRPRYPGRPLGSRDVPFPPYGPRGPMGAIPPVPPVPPRGPFGPDDDAPRSRRGRRREFGPGWDILTSDLVDALREFGYDHLNPRELTDLRNHGITADFITRLREVGLTDLRVRDLIDLANHGVDAEFAGEIHAHFPEARAKDIREFAVHGIDPAYVAEVREGFPDATVKEIVEFGIHGVDAGDITALHAAFPSISPKEIVEFSIHGIDPDYVAAIREHVPTITTKDIVKFGIHDIEPEYVAGLHVAFPELNVKEIVEFGIHGIELEYVTALRELLPEISAREMVEFGIHGIEPETVAGLRTAFPSISAREITKYGVHGLDPDYAVELRAALPDLDLRDITQLGAQGVPAEYALRITRGMAERGYPDLSAKDVAMMYHQDFDPAFVDEVKRIGFDVLPLRQLIELWAYNVDEHYVEDVREAGNPDVTVEELIRLRRTERRDFERQMERLHRELRDLDFADIVSAEQLVDLMALGIDLDTLRTVREADPAMTLRDLIRQRRAEQQDDTDER; translated from the coding sequence ATGGCAGAAGAACGACTTCAAATCTTGAAAATGCTGCAAGAAGGCAAAATCGATGCGGAAGGCGCGGAGCGTCTGCTGCGGGCGCTCGCCGCTTCCGATCCGGTCGAACAGGGCGCGGCGGAATCCGGCGGCGACGCGGACGACTATCGCGGTCCCGGTTGGAGACCGCGCTACCCTGGACGACCGCTCGGGTCGCGCGATGTGCCGTTTCCTCCGTACGGGCCGCGCGGACCGATGGGCGCGATTCCGCCCGTGCCCCCCGTCCCGCCGCGCGGCCCCTTCGGACCGGATGACGACGCGCCGCGCAGCCGCCGTGGACGCCGCCGCGAGTTCGGGCCGGGCTGGGATATCCTCACCAGCGACCTGGTCGACGCCCTGCGCGAGTTCGGCTACGACCACCTCAACCCGCGCGAACTGACGGACCTGCGTAATCACGGCATCACCGCCGACTTCATCACCCGGCTGCGCGAGGTGGGCCTGACCGACCTGCGCGTGCGCGACCTGATCGATCTGGCGAATCACGGCGTCGATGCGGAGTTTGCGGGCGAAATCCACGCGCACTTCCCTGAAGCGCGCGCCAAGGATATCCGCGAGTTTGCGGTTCACGGCATCGACCCGGCGTACGTTGCCGAAGTGCGCGAAGGCTTCCCCGACGCCACGGTCAAGGAGATCGTCGAGTTCGGCATCCACGGCGTCGATGCAGGCGACATAACGGCCCTGCACGCCGCATTCCCGTCGATCAGCCCCAAAGAAATCGTCGAGTTCAGCATTCACGGGATCGATCCCGACTACGTCGCGGCGATCCGCGAGCACGTCCCGACCATCACCACGAAGGACATCGTGAAGTTCGGGATCCACGACATCGAGCCGGAGTACGTCGCCGGGCTACACGTGGCGTTCCCTGAACTGAACGTGAAGGAGATCGTCGAATTCGGCATTCACGGCATCGAGCTGGAGTATGTCACCGCGCTGCGCGAGCTGCTGCCGGAGATCTCCGCGCGCGAAATGGTCGAGTTTGGCATTCACGGCATCGAGCCGGAGACGGTCGCCGGGCTGCGCACCGCATTCCCGTCGATCAGCGCGCGCGAGATCACGAAGTACGGCGTGCACGGTCTGGACCCGGACTATGCCGTCGAACTGCGCGCGGCGCTGCCCGACCTGGACCTGCGCGACATCACGCAGTTGGGTGCGCAGGGCGTCCCGGCGGAGTACGCGCTCCGCATCACACGGGGTATGGCCGAGCGCGGGTACCCCGATCTGTCGGCCAAAGATGTCGCCATGATGTACCACCAGGACTTCGACCCGGCGTTCGTGGATGAGGTCAAGCGTATCGGCTTCGACGTGCTCCCGCTGCGGCAGTTGATCGAGTTGTGGGCCTACAACGTGGACGAGCACTACGTCGAGGACGTGCGCGAAGCGGGCAACCCCGACGTCACGGTCGAGGAGCTGATCCGGCTGCGGCGCACGGAACGGCGCGATTTCGAGCGCCAGATGGAGCGCCTGCACCGCGAGCTGCGCGACCTGGACTTTGCCGACATCGTCAGCGCCGAGCAGCTCGTGGACCTGATGGCGCTCGGCATCGACCTGGACACGCTGCGCACCGTGCGCGAGGCCGATCCCGCCATGACCCTGCGCGACCTGATCCGCCAGCGCCGCGCCGAGCAGCAGGATGATACTGACGAGCGGTAA
- a CDS encoding DUF2089 domain-containing protein, with translation MRRYPNRCPSCGGELIVTELSCTSCDTVVRGAYSGCSFCGLSDENLRFLEIFVACRGNVKEMERETGLGYWTIRGQLDEVVKEFQTKSGPASPVSDVQNGRRDILDRLERGEISIDQAEEMLLTLAKR, from the coding sequence ATGCGGCGCTATCCAAACCGCTGCCCATCGTGCGGCGGTGAGTTGATCGTCACCGAGCTGAGCTGCACCTCGTGCGACACGGTCGTGCGGGGCGCGTATTCCGGCTGCTCCTTTTGCGGCCTGTCCGACGAGAATCTGCGCTTTCTGGAGATCTTCGTGGCGTGCCGGGGCAACGTCAAGGAAATGGAGCGCGAAACCGGGCTGGGGTACTGGACCATTCGCGGGCAGCTCGACGAGGTGGTGAAGGAGTTTCAGACCAAATCCGGCCCTGCTTCGCCGGTCAGTGACGTCCAAAACGGGCGGCGCGATATTCTGGACCGGTTGGAGCGTGGGGAAATCTCGATTGACCAGGCAGAGGAGATGCTGCTGACCCTGGCGAAACGATAA
- a CDS encoding zinc ribbon domain-containing protein, protein MSQANSEGESSGARRGAGAYQMLWDCRFCGTAKLLGVTHRHCPNCGAAQDPAWRYFPSEEDMVALDDHKYVGADVICPACSQPNSAESKFCIECGAELAAGQVVQTQGVRGIGTGVAAADTRRDVVKDQFDAEMKRAGVTKDGPGFLSTTKGRVILAAIIGVAILACAGIIYALTYSKAVTGEVEQMTWERVVNLQEYRQVPGEAWEDDVPNGAYALSCHREEHGTRRVEDGSHEECEDVDKGDGSFERQCTTVIDYRDEPVYDDRCSFTVDSWLDGRSITASGTGKQPAPDWPEVTLAGGTYGKERERARHETYAVVVRDSDGDEHTCEFDDQSDWAQYDVGAKVDLEVGIGGAADCDSLKLAS, encoded by the coding sequence ATGTCGCAAGCGAACAGTGAGGGGGAGTCTTCGGGCGCCCGGCGCGGAGCCGGGGCCTACCAGATGCTGTGGGACTGCCGCTTCTGCGGAACGGCGAAGCTGCTGGGCGTGACGCACCGGCACTGCCCGAACTGCGGCGCGGCGCAGGACCCGGCGTGGCGCTATTTTCCGTCGGAAGAGGATATGGTCGCGCTGGACGACCACAAGTACGTCGGCGCGGACGTGATTTGCCCGGCTTGCAGCCAGCCCAACAGCGCCGAGAGCAAGTTTTGCATCGAGTGCGGCGCGGAACTGGCCGCGGGGCAGGTGGTGCAGACGCAGGGCGTGCGCGGCATCGGCACCGGGGTTGCGGCGGCGGATACACGCCGGGACGTGGTCAAGGACCAGTTCGACGCGGAGATGAAGCGCGCCGGCGTGACGAAGGACGGCCCCGGCTTTTTGAGCACGACCAAAGGCCGCGTGATTCTGGCCGCGATCATCGGCGTGGCGATCCTGGCCTGCGCGGGCATCATTTACGCGCTGACCTACAGCAAGGCCGTCACGGGCGAAGTCGAGCAGATGACGTGGGAGCGCGTCGTCAACTTGCAGGAATACCGGCAGGTGCCCGGCGAGGCCTGGGAAGACGACGTGCCGAACGGTGCCTATGCGCTGAGCTGCCACCGCGAAGAGCACGGCACGCGCAGGGTCGAAGACGGATCGCACGAGGAATGTGAGGACGTGGACAAGGGCGACGGCAGCTTCGAGCGTCAATGCACGACCGTGATCGATTACCGTGATGAGCCGGTGTACGACGACCGCTGCTCGTTCACGGTCGATAGCTGGTTGGATGGGCGCAGCATTACTGCGAGCGGGACCGGCAAGCAGCCTGCGCCCGACTGGCCGGAGGTCACGCTGGCAGGCGGCACGTACGGCAAGGAGCGCGAACGCGCGCGACATGAGACATACGCCGTAGTTGTGCGCGACAGCGACGGCGATGAGCACACCTGCGAGTTCGACGACCAGAGCGACTGGGCGCAGTACGACGTGGGCGCGAAGGTCGATCTGGAGGTCGGTATCGGCGGGGCCGCCGACTGCGACTCGCTCAAGCTGGCGAGCTAG